The stretch of DNA CATCATTCATTTTCAAGGTAAAGACTTTCAACcacttgttatatttattcgtCCTgtcttcataaaaaaaaaacaaaaaaaaaatctatcctTTTTGAtcaatcaatatcaatataataatgcaAATACTTGTCGAAATAAAATTCGAAATCGAAATCGAAATGAAATTCGaattcgaaataaaatttcgattttagaATAAACGAGAGAGTTACactttaattataacaacaaaattttcagttctattgttttattataaaatattaattaataaatatcctTGATTGactattattgttgttattaataaaattattattatgattacaTAAGGGAATAGCTGTTGTTGGTTGAGTGCATCAAGACAGGGTCAATCAAATATACATAAGGAAGAGATTCACGAGGTTCAGTGTCATGGATTAAACATGGTTGATTAATTTGCTGGAACCGTTCCGGGTTGTTTCATCATTTTactaatatattaaaattaattgtcattaattatttttattataacaaataaatctttaattttttatcaataaaaaacgACTCTTTAAAACAttgattagttttttttataaaatttggttTAATTGTCAAAGTCGTCGggaatttaatagaaaaaattgattaaaaaaattattattattgctaattaaataatacacattatcaataataaaaattcttaaatgtaaactaattttcaatcaaaaacaatataatgtttcagcttgaatattttttttcttaatgataaattatttaggcctgataattaataatgatccAAGCTTGgcggtaaattatttaataaaaaaaaaaatgcagataataatgataataatattcttggggtagtttattttatttttattttttcatgtggAAAGGGTGAGTGCTGGTACGCACTCTCGTTGCTATCGACCCATAAGGTCTCTCTGGATACCAGTGAGAGAATCCTCTCATTCCAGATGAATTCAGCGCTTTGCTGAGAGATGAATCTTGTTTCtctcaatataattaaataaataaattgttttaaaaatttaataaataaaatgttaaataagttttaaaaattttaaacattataattattagtagtatttttgctattttaattagtaaaatGTGAATATCGTGAGGGTGTTTTTAGTGAAGCAACAATTaatagctaatttttttttttttaatttaattaacatggCAACTGGTGATTGTTAAAcctgaaataatataattcaagtttatatatattttttaaatttttttttaaaacacatgCACTAAAACCTcgtgttattattgttgactAAAGTGCCATTAGTATCATCAATCATTAGGACGAAAATTCAGGTAATTTTATAGACAATttctatcaataatataaaaatattgctgaaaTTATTTGATAGATTATgactgaattttaatttttattagctatttaaatttatttattgataattgtgTATTCAAGTTAAATAGTATATTGAATTCTGTCGTCAGGGATTTAATCGATTATCTATTTTCACACTGTTGAAGAAATATTATCTTCTCTCGTGTTGACATCTTGAGACAATGTTGAATGTTGCTATACatgataaagtaaataaatgataaaataatataattatttatttaataataataatattatatatatttattttaatatagaaaataaattttttttattcattatttgtaCAGTATCAACTAGTTGAAAGTGAACCTTCACTTAAAAAACTGCACCCACACCATGACCTCCAACTTCCTGCAAATaccagaataaatttttttttttttttcattttctatataaaacaagttccggctgaaaattttatatcaattttctttttataaatttccatttaaataatttgtaattaattttaaaaatttataaattttaaattttcatttattttttcatctaaattataaaacagcttgatgaaaaattaattatttaactgtttaaattctattgtatatttttaaggCAATTTTTAAGGTCAAGGCCagtgtgaaaaaattataaaaaaattaaaaaaaaaaagaaatgacaattaatccatttttaaataatgcataataatttaatcgtattaaattttactttgataaaattaacaagCGTATAAAACAATATCGACTTTATCGCAGAAATTCTCATTTATGTTCACAAACCAGATCATTGTCATGTAACATAGGTAcacataattataataataccaacACATTACGTAAAATCCCAGATAAGCTTTGATCCTCAGTAAATagattattcatatttaatttttttttatatatctacctgtgacaatgaataaaaaatagcatgtattacgattaaaaaaaagctataacTGGATTGTCAAGGGGCTCGTATTGGTTTTGCAATATATGAATTGATTTGtatatgcaaaaaataaataaatatatagaggCCCGTctcttgttgttatttatgcATTACTGTTGTCAttgaatattgatattttatatttatttgcattGACTTCCTTGTCatttaatatacaacaattatttataaatgatatattacATGATTCAAGAAGAACACTtaaatccatttaaaaaaaaagatataaataaaaatattattttatataatgtttaaatattatttatcaatttttttttttacagaaatgaaagctgaaaatttttttaaatatgttgtgGGTGAGAttggaataattaattttctatcaaGGCTTGTTTTGTGGACTTAAGAGGATACTTGAGTCTAGAAACAAGTGCATCAtctaaacgaaaaaaaaaaaaataataaaataatatatagtaaaGAAAagggaaattaaattttaaaaatgggaTCATTACCAAATCTTCATGAGCTTTCTAGAGATAAATTAGATAGTCCAGTTCATAGACCAGCACCAATTGGTGGCTATGGACCAGTTAGATTACCACCACAACCACCACTACTTGCACATACAAATAGACGAGCTAGAAGTAGTGGTCATCATCATGCATTGTGGCATGATAATGATGCAATGCTTGaggtaattaaaattcatcaaaattaaattaaaatgatatatattaaaatttggtATTTTGAATTCTAGCACATGACAGCATACTCACCAATATCATGTCGTTCAGCAAGAGCATCAGTGTTACCATGTCGTCGACGTGAATCAATGACATCATCAGCTGGTGCATCATCAGTACGTAGATTAATTGCTGCTGTTAGAACAACACCATCAGGACCAAGACcacctaaaaaaattataattcgtCATTGTGCTGCATTATTATTAGGACACATGACAATATCAGCAGCATCATTACCATTATTTCCACTTCAAGCTGGGCTATTTGCATTTAATTATCATCTTGGTCCATTATTACCAGCAACACTTTATGCAACAGCAACATTAACATCTTGTTTTTCACCAATAATTGTACAAAAAATTGGCACAAATTTAGCTGTTATTATTGGTCATCTTgtaacaacaatatttgttGGTACACATTTTTATCCAAAgtggtatattttattaccTAGTTATGCATTACTTGGTATTTGTACTAGTCCAAGTATCATTGCAAGAACATCACATGTTAATATTTCAGCAACAAATCTTAATGTTGTTTGTATGGATATTGAAGATCCTGATGAAACAAGAAGAGATTGTATTTTAAGGCGGATTAATAGAGCCTTGAAACTTGCTGAAGATATGGGTCTAGCTATtggtaaaacaaaattatataactttagttgtttattattttttttcacatgaagaaaattatcagtaaacagtatttttaacaaaaatttttaactgcaAAGTTTCGAATTTTAACGGTCGATCTAGTTTAactgttattgatttttttttaaataccaattgtatgaataaatagaaaaatattaaatcaataatatttagtaaattaattgaaattaaaaaatattaaaaattcatttttcaatggaaaaaaattaataataatttgacctaaatatttgaaaagataaaaaaaaaaatacgcgcaagtgaataataaaaaaatatatatataaaaacaaataaatcataaaaagaaaaaaaaaataaatctggcttactccatttttttttttttacttgtatttGATGATCATCTGGATTAAcgaatgacaattttttatttattttttattttaccacaaacataaaaatgaaggacacttagaaaaaaaataactggaatttatatttcaatgtgaatattattaattttttttttatttaaaggttGCTTGATAGCTGTAATTGTCGTTAAAATGATTGATTCACCATCAACAAGACTTGCCGAGGACGAAATTGAATATACATGTGGTGCTGAATATTGTCctgaagaattatatttttataatgaaacacaattatcattaaatttaacaactgGTACATCAAAGTTATTAATAAGTATTTATCTTGGTCTTGGTATACTTGCATTTGGTATATCATGTGCATTTCTTGATTCACGTTTAAAAGAacctaaaaatattaatgataaattaacaattgatgcacatattaaatcaataaaacaatcaTTTCAAGATCCAAAATTACAATTAGCAACACCACTTGCATTATTTGTTGGTCTTGAACAAGGTTTTATCATTGGTGATTACACTGAGGTaccataataaaaaacaaaattattcaaaaattaaattacaacttCTTCTTCagcttctaattttttatttcttttaaatatttttactaggCATATGTAGCTTGTGCATTGGGTGGAGCATTAACAGTAGCTTTGAGTTTTTTAAGTTTTGCTCTACTCCAAGGAGTTGCTGGTGTGACATTATCAATGCTTCTAAGACACATTAGACGTTATTTTGTGGTTGGTaagttaataacaaaaataatataatttaatataaaatttaccttCTCATTGATTGTCCTTGATGTTGGTTATTCAACCGTGTTACTATGTAACCACATTGATATActgatacatatataaaaattaaatttgttatttattttttcaaaaaaaaaaaaagcagtggGACTTGCCTTTCATACTTGTTTGTTACTTGCACTGGTAACTTGGCGACCAACTGGTGATGATCCAGctttatttaatgttatttcTGCTGCTTGGGGTGTTTGCAATGCCATTTGGGAGTCACTAATTTACAGTAAGACAtcgttttaataaaatataattagtaaataaaaattttacaatttaattatgtttaaattcattgattcattttgttttttcatttgatattttagcTCTGTTGATGGGTTTGTATCCATGCAGTTGGCAAGGACCACTTGCAACTTCATTATTTTGGAAATGGCTTGGgctatttttatcatttggtCTTCATGGTCTTGTTTGTACACGTTTACGTGTTCTTGGTTTAGCAAGTATGCTGATATTATCAGTTGTACCATATACATggcttgaaattaaattagctAAACGTGGTAAATGTATTGGATCATTGTGACCAATTAATGAGCGTAATACAAATGAACGGATTAATAGTAAAGGCAAAATTAATCATGGTTCAATAAGTACCATTGAACGTGACAGGTTTCGTTTgattcaatgataaaatttcgaaaacGTGCATCACGTTTTATGCTGGAAGAGCATTTTTGTGATTAACaaacatttgaaaattgttttacaGCAAGTAATCATTGGtgaaattaaatcatcatgtttattttgaatattttgaatCAGATGAAaacagaatatttaaaaataaaaattttaaacatgtttGATCAATGTTTAACTTCCTGATcatgggatttttatttttaactcaattattttgaaaatatattttgagtgTTGACTATAATGTGgagtataaattataattaattaaatatagaaaaaataaatgagcaGGACTCGAAGATGGAAAACAAAGTTACAAATTATATGAATGTTTTTATGAATGGTGATATTTGtatgattgtttaattaaattttaatatcagttgataaataaattattaaaaatatttgaaaaaataaatataacaaattgaaaaataataatttgcacgtgttatatttttcaagcttTAGACACTGCCTAATGAGATAATtcgattttaattaaaaattttaaaaattcacgaaaaaaaatttaaaaaaatatctttgtaattaaattgcaccgaagaaattgaaaataataaaaaaaaaaaagtatttaaaatatatttttaaaacttgggcagttgaatatttttgaaagttgattaattaaaaaatctttagacggaaatttttaattaacattcaATTAAGTGTAGAATTATGCAATTATAAGGCATTTTAAAATCACTAAAgttttaaatgaagaaaattaatttatcgaaagaaaaagtggaaaatttaaaattcctacatatcagtgatatttcaggaaaattataaaaaaagttgttaatCATATCCCCGTGTTGATCATTAATATcctcaaaataaaatgttaaaaataaaaaaaacatatttatattcttaaaaaaaagataattgtattaatgttatcaaaaaaaaaaaaaaaatgataaagctgttggtgaaaaatcaaatgagttgatatttgtaaataacacatttaatttatattttaaacggaaaaaaaaattcgaaataataatgattgatttattttttttttctattggcaattttatgaaattaaaaattattaatttgtatttttttaatcaccaatcgtcaagtaaaaaaatacagttataaaaataatgtattaaaaatattcagcaattataataaatgattttattttttaacgaaaACAATCAgcaagaataattttaataacattaaaaattgacgAAAATATTGCTCCAATCAGGTGAATAATGTCAcgatattaaaatcattattttcatttgaaaaaaaaatataaatttcgagTATTAAAAACGAATATCAACTCTGAAAATCAAACGAGTGAACGCGGCTgtgtgataattaattattatctaattaaatGTAATGTATAGATGGTTTGAGTGTCAACTAATCGaatgaataatgtttttaaaaatcaaagatatataaaaataaaaaataaaaaatctcaaaataaaattttgccTTGATGTAATTggcgaaataaatattaaatatatgctCACGAAAAATGCGACAAAGTCGAATAAGTATA from Aphidius gifuensis isolate YNYX2018 linkage group LG4, ASM1490517v1, whole genome shotgun sequence encodes:
- the LOC122855270 gene encoding protein unc-93 homolog A, with translation MGSLPNLHELSRDKLDSPVHRPAPIGGYGPVRLPPQPPLLAHTNRRARSSGHHHALWHDNDAMLEHMTAYSPISCRSARASVLPCRRRESMTSSAGASSVRRLIAAVRTTPSGPRPPKKIIIRHCAALLLGHMTISAASLPLFPLQAGLFAFNYHLGPLLPATLYATATLTSCFSPIIVQKIGTNLAVIIGHLVTTIFVGTHFYPKWYILLPSYALLGICTSPSIIARTSHVNISATNLNVVCMDIEDPDETRRDCILRRINRALKLAEDMGLAIGCLIAVIVVKMIDSPSTRLAEDEIEYTCGAEYCPEELYFYNETQLSLNLTTGTSKLLISIYLGLGILAFGISCAFLDSRLKEPKNINDKLTIDAHIKSIKQSFQDPKLQLATPLALFVGLEQGFIIGDYTEAYVACALGGALTVALSFLSFALLQGVAGVTLSMLLRHIRRYFVVAVGLAFHTCLLLALVTWRPTGDDPALFNVISAAWGVCNAIWESLIYTLLMGLYPCSWQGPLATSLFWKWLGLFLSFGLHGLVCTRLRVLGLASMLILSVVPYTWLEIKLAKRGKCIGSL